A DNA window from Actinomadura luzonensis contains the following coding sequences:
- a CDS encoding putative leader peptide has product MLLVERLHVDLCRVRTALCR; this is encoded by the coding sequence GTGCTGCTCGTCGAGCGGCTGCACGTCGACCTGTGCCGCGTGCGCACGGCGTTGTGTCGCTGA
- a CDS encoding PH domain-containing protein, whose translation MSEPDVPQPSPPVALPVTWRPGVPRLVPYVFAAVIVAGAVIMAIFIAAPFQLPDRIAIVAFGGAVAYVLHLLGRVRVTADEEGVTLVNAVRTHRYSWPEVLAVSMDPGDPWPRVDFSDGRTIGAMGIQGSEKERAARAVAELSALIRERGEAREL comes from the coding sequence GTGTCAGAGCCCGACGTCCCGCAGCCGTCCCCGCCCGTCGCCCTGCCCGTCACCTGGCGCCCGGGTGTCCCGCGCCTGGTCCCCTACGTCTTCGCCGCGGTGATCGTGGCCGGGGCGGTGATCATGGCGATCTTCATCGCGGCCCCGTTCCAGCTCCCCGACCGCATCGCGATCGTGGCGTTCGGCGGCGCGGTGGCGTACGTGCTGCACCTGCTGGGCCGGGTGCGGGTGACGGCCGACGAGGAGGGCGTCACCCTGGTCAACGCCGTGCGCACGCACCGCTACTCCTGGCCGGAGGTCCTGGCGGTGTCGATGGACCCGGGCGACCCCTGGCCCCGCGTCGACTTCTCCGACGGCCGCACGATCGGCGCCATGGGCATCCAGGGCTCGGAGAAGGAGCGCGCCGCCCGGGCGGTGGCCGAGCTGTCGGCGCTCATCCGCGAGCGCGGTGAAGCCCGGGAACTCTAG
- a CDS encoding bifunctional 3,4-dihydroxy-2-butanone-4-phosphate synthase/GTP cyclohydrolase II: MSGQEQDRIELDPVERAIEDIRNGKPVVVVDDENRENEGDLIFAAVKATPELCTFMIRHTSGMICVAMEGKELDRLGLPLMVFHNKERMRTAYTITVDARDGVTTGISAADRARTIRTLADSATEPNELVRPGHVFPLRYHEGGVLARRGHTEAAVDLARLAGLSGAGALAEIVNDDGSMARLPELRRFADEHDLALVSIEQLVDYRRRAESMVTRVAETRLPNVYGMWRGYGYASALDGGEHMALVFGDLGDGENILVRAHSECLTGDVFGSLRCDCGVQLDHAMSAIAQEGRGVVVYLRGHEGRGIGLLAKLRAYSLQDNGSDTVDANVELGLPVDAREFSNAGQILADLGVRSVRLLTNNPAKLRGMDGYGIKVLGREPMPVAMNPYNERYLTAKRDRLGHDISEAS, translated from the coding sequence ATGAGCGGGCAGGAGCAGGACAGGATCGAGCTCGACCCGGTCGAGCGCGCCATCGAGGACATCCGCAACGGCAAGCCCGTCGTGGTCGTCGACGACGAGAACCGGGAGAACGAGGGCGACCTCATCTTCGCCGCCGTCAAGGCCACGCCCGAGCTGTGCACGTTCATGATCAGGCACACCAGCGGCATGATCTGCGTCGCCATGGAGGGCAAGGAGCTCGACCGGCTGGGGCTGCCGCTCATGGTGTTCCACAACAAGGAGCGCATGCGCACGGCGTACACGATCACCGTGGACGCCCGCGACGGCGTCACCACCGGCATCTCCGCCGCCGACCGGGCGAGGACCATCCGCACGCTCGCCGACTCCGCGACCGAGCCCAACGAGCTGGTGCGCCCCGGGCACGTCTTCCCGCTGCGCTACCACGAGGGCGGCGTGCTGGCCCGGCGCGGCCACACCGAGGCCGCGGTCGACCTGGCCCGGCTGGCCGGCCTGTCCGGCGCCGGCGCGCTCGCCGAGATCGTCAACGACGACGGCAGCATGGCGCGCCTGCCCGAGCTGCGCCGCTTCGCCGACGAGCACGACCTGGCCCTGGTCTCCATCGAGCAGCTCGTCGACTACCGGCGGCGGGCCGAGAGCATGGTCACCCGGGTCGCCGAGACCCGCCTGCCGAACGTGTACGGCATGTGGCGCGGCTACGGCTACGCCAGCGCCCTCGACGGCGGCGAGCACATGGCGCTGGTCTTCGGCGACCTCGGCGACGGCGAGAACATCCTGGTGCGGGCCCACTCCGAGTGCCTGACCGGCGACGTGTTCGGCTCGCTGCGCTGCGACTGCGGCGTGCAGCTCGACCACGCCATGTCGGCCATCGCGCAGGAGGGCCGCGGCGTGGTCGTCTACCTGCGCGGGCACGAGGGCCGCGGCATCGGCCTGCTGGCCAAGCTCAGGGCCTACAGCCTCCAGGACAACGGCTCCGACACCGTCGACGCCAACGTCGAGCTGGGGCTGCCGGTCGACGCCCGCGAGTTCTCCAACGCGGGGCAGATCCTCGCCGACCTCGGCGTGCGTTCGGTGCGGCTGCTCACCAACAACCCGGCCAAGCTCAGGGGCATGGACGGGTACGGCATCAAGGTCCTCGGCCGTGAGCCGATGCCCGTGGCCATGAACCCCTACAACGAGCGGTACCTGACGGCCAAGCGCGACCGCCTCGGCCACGACATCTCGGAGGCTTCATGA
- a CDS encoding nucleotidyltransferase family protein, with the protein MAGLLLAAGRGARFGTPKALVEYAGESLLDRGVRLLAEGGCDPVVVVLGAADAPVRGALAVRNPDWATGMGSSLRAGLAALPGQATAVVVALVDQPLIRPGAVRALIAARAGLAVATYAGRRRNPVLIAREHFAEVARLATGDVGARAFIAAHPELVTEVPCDGHGDPADIDTPADLAALQPE; encoded by the coding sequence ATCGCGGGGTTGCTGCTCGCGGCGGGCCGGGGCGCCCGGTTCGGCACGCCGAAGGCGCTCGTCGAGTACGCCGGCGAGTCCCTGCTCGACCGCGGCGTGCGCCTGCTGGCGGAGGGCGGCTGCGACCCCGTCGTGGTGGTGCTGGGCGCGGCCGACGCGCCGGTGCGCGGCGCGCTCGCGGTGCGCAACCCCGACTGGGCCACCGGCATGGGCTCCTCGCTGCGCGCCGGCCTGGCCGCGCTGCCCGGCCAGGCCACGGCCGTGGTGGTCGCGCTGGTCGACCAGCCGCTGATCCGGCCGGGCGCGGTGCGCGCGCTGATCGCCGCGCGGGCCGGCCTGGCGGTCGCCACGTACGCCGGCCGCCGCAGGAACCCGGTGCTGATCGCCCGCGAGCACTTCGCCGAGGTGGCGCGGCTCGCGACCGGCGACGTCGGCGCCCGCGCGTTCATCGCTGCCCACCCTGAGCTGGTCACCGAGGTGCCGTGCGACGGCCACGGCGACCCCGCCGACATCGACACGCCCGCGGACCTGGCCGCCCTACAGCCGGAATGA
- a CDS encoding vWA domain-containing protein — MTDGPGSGPGSGAAGRPDGGALAATMTGFARTLRAAGVGADHERTRGLLDALAHLDVTDRAAVYWAGRLTLCAGPDDLPRYDRCFAAYFGGHRATTARAAVTSVTRHLAARDDPDAAERDGGATARPPRPPPPARRGAAPPRRGPAHRGRARRGAPHAGPCWPGPAPGRRRSRRFEPAHRGVLDQRRTVREALRKGEVARLRRRRHATRPRPVELFVDVSGSMAPYAETLLRFAHALVRSEPRATRVYSVGTRLTPITAELRHRDPGTALNEASKAIPDWSGGTRLGEELKEYLARFSARGAIVVIASDGWERGDPALLGAQLARLSRQAYRMIWVNPHKGYEDYQPLTGGMRAALPYLDDLVAGHSLAAFERLSERLAHA, encoded by the coding sequence ATGACTGACGGCCCAGGCAGCGGGCCCGGCAGCGGTGCGGCCGGTCGTCCGGACGGCGGCGCGCTGGCCGCCACCATGACCGGGTTCGCCAGGACGCTGCGCGCGGCCGGCGTCGGGGCCGACCACGAGCGGACGCGGGGCCTGCTGGACGCGCTCGCCCACCTCGACGTCACCGACCGCGCCGCCGTCTACTGGGCCGGCCGGCTCACCCTGTGCGCGGGCCCCGACGACCTGCCCCGCTACGACCGCTGCTTCGCCGCCTACTTCGGCGGGCACCGCGCGACGACCGCCCGCGCCGCCGTCACGAGCGTCACCCGGCACCTGGCGGCCCGCGACGACCCGGACGCCGCCGAGCGGGACGGCGGCGCGACGGCACGCCCGCCGCGCCCGCCACCGCCAGCCCGCCGAGGTGCTGCGCCACCGCGACGTGGCCCGGCTCACCGAGGCCGAGCGCGCCGAGGTGCACCGCATGCTGGACCCTGCTGGCCGGGCCCGGCGCCGGGCCGGCGGCGCTCGCGCCGCTTCGAACCCGCCCACCGCGGCGTCCTGGACCAGCGCCGCACCGTCCGCGAGGCGCTGCGCAAGGGCGAGGTGGCCCGGCTCCGGCGCCGCAGGCACGCCACCCGGCCGCGCCCGGTCGAGCTGTTCGTGGACGTCAGCGGCTCCATGGCCCCCTACGCCGAGACCCTGCTGCGCTTCGCCCACGCCCTGGTGCGCAGCGAGCCGCGGGCCACCCGCGTCTACTCCGTCGGCACCCGGCTCACCCCGATCACCGCCGAGCTGCGCCACCGCGACCCGGGCACCGCGCTGAACGAGGCGTCCAAGGCGATCCCCGACTGGAGCGGCGGCACCCGGCTGGGGGAGGAGCTGAAGGAGTACCTGGCCCGCTTCAGCGCCCGGGGCGCGATCGTGGTGATCGCCTCCGACGGCTGGGAACGCGGCGACCCCGCGCTGCTGGGCGCGCAGCTCGCCCGGCTGTCGCGGCAGGCGTACCGGATGATCTGGGTCAACCCGCACAAGGGGTATGAGGACTACCAGCCGCTCACGGGCGGCATGCGGGCGGCCCTGCCGTATCTCGACGACCTGGTGGCCGGGCACAGCCTGGCCGCCTTCGAGCGACTCAGTGAAAGGCTCGCCCATGCGTGA
- the ribD gene encoding bifunctional diaminohydroxyphosphoribosylaminopyrimidine deaminase/5-amino-6-(5-phosphoribosylamino)uracil reductase RibD — MEVPEQAPERGAGPNGAPTPDDTASSTAPNTASNSTASDAGHMARAVALAARGLGTTSPNPVVGCVVLDAGGAVAGEGFHAYAGGPHAEVVALAQAGERARGGTAYVTLEPCDHTGRTGPCSRALLDAGIARVVVAVADPNPKAAGGAARLRAAGVAVTTGVLAAEAERVNEAWLTYARLGRAHVTWKFAATLDGRSAAEDGTSQWITSPEARADVHRLRAAADAIVAGIGTVLADDPRLTARPAEARPAEARPAGTGSAGPRDRAARRAPLRVVVDTDARTPPGARVLDDQAPTLVAVADDAPASHLKADVLRLPRHGSGLDLGALLTELAAREVVGVFLEGGPTLAGSFLRAGLIDRVVAYVAPALLGSGRAALGPAGADTISAIHRLTFDEISPIGPDVRLIARPVAQPSREQ; from the coding sequence GTGGAGGTACCCGAGCAGGCCCCGGAACGGGGCGCCGGGCCGAACGGCGCGCCGACGCCGGACGACACAGCGTCCAGCACCGCGCCCAACACCGCGTCCAACAGCACCGCGTCCGACGCTGGGCACATGGCGCGCGCCGTCGCGCTGGCCGCGCGCGGTCTCGGCACCACCAGCCCCAACCCGGTCGTCGGCTGCGTCGTGCTCGACGCGGGGGGCGCGGTCGCCGGCGAGGGCTTCCACGCGTACGCGGGCGGGCCGCACGCCGAGGTCGTGGCGCTGGCGCAGGCGGGGGAGCGGGCGAGGGGCGGCACCGCGTACGTGACGCTGGAGCCCTGCGACCACACCGGGCGGACCGGCCCGTGCAGCCGGGCGCTGCTCGACGCCGGGATCGCCCGGGTCGTGGTCGCCGTCGCCGACCCCAACCCGAAGGCGGCGGGCGGCGCGGCGCGGCTGCGGGCCGCCGGGGTCGCGGTGACCACCGGCGTGCTGGCGGCCGAGGCGGAGCGGGTCAACGAGGCGTGGCTCACGTACGCGCGGCTCGGCCGGGCGCACGTGACCTGGAAGTTCGCCGCCACGCTCGACGGCCGCTCGGCCGCCGAGGACGGCACCAGCCAGTGGATCACCTCCCCCGAGGCGCGGGCCGACGTGCACCGGCTGCGCGCGGCCGCCGACGCGATCGTCGCCGGGATCGGAACGGTCCTCGCCGACGACCCCCGCCTCACCGCCCGTCCCGCCGAAGCCCGTCCCGCCGAAGCCCGTCCGGCCGGAACCGGCTCCGCCGGGCCGCGCGACCGTGCGGCGAGGCGTGCGCCGCTGCGGGTCGTGGTCGACACCGACGCCCGCACGCCCCCCGGCGCCCGCGTGCTCGACGACCAGGCCCCCACCCTCGTCGCCGTCGCCGACGACGCCCCCGCCAGCCACCTCAAGGCCGACGTCCTGCGCCTGCCCCGCCACGGGTCCGGCCTCGACCTGGGCGCCCTGCTGACGGAGCTGGCCGCGCGCGAGGTCGTCGGCGTCTTCCTGGAGGGCGGCCCCACGCTCGCCGGCTCGTTCCTGCGCGCGGGCCTGATCGACCGCGTGGTGGCGTACGTGGCCCCCGCGCTGCTCGGCTCCGGCCGCGCTGCGCTCGGGCCGGCCGGGGCGGACACGATCAGCGCCATCCACCGCCTGACTTTTGACGAAATTTCCCCCATCGGGCCAGATGTCCGGCTGATTGCCCGGCCCGTCGCACAACCGAGCAGGGAGCAGTGA
- the ribH gene encoding 6,7-dimethyl-8-ribityllumazine synthase, which translates to MSGQGRPVATAPDAAGLTVGVVAASWHAEITDQLVARAVQACDDSGARATVVRVPGSLEIPVVAQALARRCDAVVALGAVIRGETAHFDYVCDSVTAGLTRISLDERTPVGNGVLTVDTLDQALDRSGRPGSKEDKGYESAVAALETALLLRSLA; encoded by the coding sequence ATGAGCGGGCAGGGACGCCCCGTGGCCACGGCGCCGGACGCCGCGGGACTGACGGTCGGGGTGGTGGCGGCGAGCTGGCACGCCGAGATCACCGACCAGCTCGTGGCGCGGGCCGTGCAGGCCTGCGACGACAGCGGGGCGCGGGCCACCGTGGTGCGGGTGCCGGGATCGCTGGAGATCCCGGTGGTCGCCCAGGCGCTGGCCCGCCGCTGCGACGCGGTGGTGGCGCTGGGCGCGGTCATCCGCGGCGAGACGGCCCACTTCGACTACGTCTGCGACTCGGTGACCGCCGGCCTGACCCGGATCTCGCTGGACGAGCGGACCCCGGTCGGCAACGGCGTGCTCACCGTCGACACCCTCGACCAGGCGCTCGACCGGTCGGGGCGGCCGGGCAGCAAGGAGGACAAGGGCTACGAGTCGGCCGTCGCCGCCCTGGAGACGGCGCTGCTGCTCCGAAGCCTCGCCTGA
- a CDS encoding XdhC family protein, which translates to MRDVLPEIMRWWRSGLKFGLATVVSTFSSAPRPPGAAMAVRGDEVVGSVSGGCVEGAVFELAAEIDTPVLQRYGVSDDDAFAVGLTCGGIIDILVEPVSIETFPQLGEVAASIAAHEPVAVATVVSGPGRTGARRIIWPDRASGSLGPSRLDEAVDDDARGMLAQGATGLRRYGGEGERRLDDLAVFVHSFAPPPRMLVFGAIDFAAAVARVGKFLGYHVTVCDARPVFATPKRFPDADEVVVKWPHDYLASVQVDARTVICVLTHDPKFDVPLLEVALRTEAGYVGAMGSRRTHDDRLARLRESGLTEEELARLRSPIGLDLGARTPEETAVSIAAELIQLRWGGTGRPLSSTEGRIHHETPPEAP; encoded by the coding sequence ATGCGTGACGTGCTGCCGGAGATCATGCGGTGGTGGAGGTCGGGGCTCAAGTTCGGGCTGGCGACGGTGGTGAGCACGTTCAGCAGCGCGCCGCGGCCGCCGGGCGCGGCCATGGCGGTGCGCGGCGACGAGGTGGTGGGCAGCGTCTCGGGCGGCTGCGTCGAGGGCGCGGTGTTCGAGCTGGCCGCCGAGATCGACACGCCGGTGCTGCAGCGGTACGGGGTCAGCGACGACGACGCCTTCGCCGTCGGCCTCACCTGCGGCGGCATCATCGACATCCTCGTCGAGCCGGTCTCGATCGAGACCTTCCCGCAGCTCGGCGAGGTGGCGGCGTCGATCGCGGCGCACGAGCCGGTCGCCGTCGCCACCGTCGTGTCGGGCCCCGGCCGGACGGGCGCGCGCCGGATCATCTGGCCGGACCGCGCCTCGGGCAGCCTCGGCCCGAGCCGCCTGGACGAGGCCGTGGACGACGACGCCCGCGGCATGCTCGCCCAGGGCGCGACCGGCCTCAGGCGCTACGGCGGGGAGGGGGAGCGGCGGCTGGACGACCTCGCGGTGTTCGTGCACTCCTTCGCGCCGCCGCCGCGGATGCTGGTGTTCGGGGCGATCGACTTCGCCGCGGCGGTGGCCAGGGTCGGCAAGTTCCTCGGCTACCACGTCACGGTGTGCGACGCCCGGCCGGTGTTCGCCACGCCCAAGCGTTTCCCGGACGCCGACGAGGTCGTGGTCAAGTGGCCGCACGACTATCTCGCCTCGGTGCAGGTGGACGCGCGCACGGTGATCTGCGTGCTGACCCACGACCCGAAGTTCGACGTCCCGCTGCTGGAGGTGGCGCTGCGCACCGAGGCCGGGTACGTCGGCGCGATGGGCTCGCGCCGCACCCACGACGACCGCCTGGCCCGGCTGCGCGAGTCGGGGCTCACCGAGGAGGAGCTGGCCCGGCTGCGCTCGCCGATCGGGCTGGACCTCGGCGCGCGCACCCCGGAGGAGACGGCGGTGTCGATCGCCGCCGAGCTGATCCAGCTCCGCTGGGGCGGCACCGGCCGCCCGCTGTCCAGCACGGAGGGCCGCATCCACCACGAGACCCCTCCCGAGGCGCCGTGA
- a CDS encoding LLM class F420-dependent oxidoreductase, whose amino-acid sequence MRIGMALNYSGGFKETVAELADYEKAGLDIVFVAEAYSFDAVSQMGYIAAKTERLQIASGILPVYSRTPTLMAMTAAGLDFVSDGRFTLGIGASGPQVIEGFHGVPYTAPLGRTREVIEICRQVWRRERVQHQGKHYQVPLPAGQGTGLGKALKIINHPVRSRIPIVVAAIGPKNVELAAELAEGWEPIFYVPEKAGEVWGASVAAGKARRDPELGELDVIAQASLAIGDDVAGLLEFGRPMAALYIGGMGAKGKNFYNDLARRYGYEKEAELIQDLYLQGKKEEAAAKVPAELLEKMSLIGSEGFVRDRVQALKESGVTTLNVAPLGRTHEERVRLIEQIKDIAG is encoded by the coding sequence ATGCGCATCGGTATGGCACTCAACTACTCGGGCGGCTTCAAGGAGACCGTCGCCGAGCTGGCGGACTACGAGAAGGCCGGGCTGGACATCGTGTTCGTCGCCGAGGCCTACTCCTTCGACGCCGTCAGCCAGATGGGGTACATCGCGGCGAAGACCGAGCGGCTGCAGATCGCCTCCGGCATCCTGCCCGTCTACTCGCGCACGCCGACGCTCATGGCCATGACGGCGGCCGGGCTCGACTTCGTCTCCGACGGGCGCTTCACGCTCGGCATCGGGGCCTCGGGGCCGCAGGTGATCGAGGGGTTCCACGGGGTGCCGTACACCGCGCCGCTCGGGCGTACGCGGGAGGTCATCGAGATCTGCCGCCAGGTGTGGCGGCGCGAGCGCGTGCAGCACCAGGGCAAGCACTACCAGGTGCCGCTCCCCGCCGGCCAGGGCACCGGCCTGGGCAAGGCGTTGAAGATCATCAACCATCCGGTGCGCTCCCGCATCCCCATCGTGGTCGCCGCGATCGGCCCGAAGAACGTCGAGCTGGCCGCCGAGCTGGCCGAGGGCTGGGAGCCGATCTTCTACGTCCCGGAGAAGGCCGGTGAGGTGTGGGGCGCGTCCGTGGCGGCGGGCAAGGCCCGGCGCGACCCCGAGCTGGGCGAGCTGGACGTGATCGCGCAGGCGTCCCTCGCGATCGGCGACGACGTGGCGGGGCTGCTGGAGTTCGGGCGGCCGATGGCGGCCCTCTACATCGGCGGCATGGGCGCCAAGGGCAAGAACTTCTACAACGACCTGGCCCGGCGCTACGGCTACGAGAAGGAGGCCGAGCTGATCCAGGACCTCTACCTCCAGGGCAAGAAGGAGGAGGCCGCGGCGAAGGTGCCGGCCGAGCTGCTGGAGAAGATGTCGCTGATCGGCTCCGAGGGCTTCGTCCGCGACCGGGTGCAGGCGCTGAAGGAGTCGGGGGTGACCACGCTGAACGTGGCGCCGCTCGGGCGCACGCACGAGGAGCGGGTGCGGCTGATCGAGCAGATCAAGGACATCGCGGGCTGA
- a CDS encoding nicotinamide mononucleotide transporter family protein produces the protein MNWADAGFTVFGTHVLWTDLVGNIAALSTVLLAMRKSMWTWPVQFTGSVLLFIASINAHITGNALKQAMFAGLAIYGWWAWRRGTQDGRQLAVRPALWWERSLLVGVLLVGTVLVGLLFWVTGLSWGAQVPLPKGAFLVAADAYIFVGSAMATWAQGRALTDFWIVWVAVDLVGVPLAFSSGLVVSGSVYGVFFILVVIGYVKWLREYRARTAAPAVAVAQ, from the coding sequence GTGAACTGGGCGGACGCCGGATTCACGGTATTCGGCACACACGTGCTCTGGACGGACCTGGTCGGCAACATCGCCGCCCTGTCCACGGTGCTGCTCGCGATGCGCAAGTCGATGTGGACCTGGCCGGTGCAGTTCACCGGCTCGGTGCTGCTGTTCATCGCCTCGATCAACGCGCACATCACCGGCAACGCGCTGAAGCAGGCCATGTTCGCGGGCCTGGCGATCTACGGCTGGTGGGCGTGGCGGCGCGGCACGCAGGACGGCAGGCAGCTCGCCGTCCGGCCCGCGCTGTGGTGGGAGCGTTCGCTGCTGGTCGGCGTGCTGCTCGTCGGGACGGTCCTGGTGGGGCTGCTGTTCTGGGTGACCGGGCTGTCGTGGGGGGCGCAGGTGCCGCTGCCGAAGGGCGCGTTCCTGGTGGCCGCCGACGCCTACATCTTCGTCGGCAGCGCCATGGCCACCTGGGCGCAGGGCCGGGCGCTGACGGACTTCTGGATCGTGTGGGTGGCCGTCGACCTGGTCGGGGTGCCGCTGGCGTTCAGCTCCGGCCTGGTCGTGTCCGGCTCGGTGTACGGGGTGTTCTTCATCCTGGTGGTGATCGGCTACGTGAAGTGGCTGCGGGAGTACCGGGCCCGCACGGCGGCGCCCGCGGTGGCGGTGGCGCAATGA
- a CDS encoding riboflavin synthase → MFTGIIEEKGEVVAIEHHGGGARLSVRGPLVTSDARHGDSIAVNGVCLTVVEAADGVFTVDVIRESLERSSLGALTTGSAVNLERAVRADQRLGGHIVQGHVDGTAVLLSRAPGESWDDLRFSLPEALSRYVAEKGSIAIDGISLTVTTVDDEGFGVSLIPTTLKLTTLGERQVGDLVNLEVDVIAKYVERLVVRQ, encoded by the coding sequence ATGTTCACCGGAATCATCGAGGAAAAGGGCGAGGTCGTCGCCATCGAACACCACGGCGGCGGCGCCAGGCTGTCCGTACGCGGCCCGCTGGTCACCTCCGACGCCCGCCACGGCGACTCGATCGCGGTCAACGGCGTCTGCCTGACGGTCGTCGAGGCCGCGGACGGCGTCTTCACCGTGGACGTCATCAGGGAGTCGCTGGAGCGCAGCTCCCTCGGCGCGCTGACCACCGGGTCGGCCGTCAACCTGGAACGGGCCGTGCGCGCCGACCAGCGCCTCGGCGGCCACATCGTGCAGGGCCACGTGGACGGCACCGCCGTGCTGCTGTCCCGCGCACCCGGCGAGAGCTGGGACGACCTGCGCTTCTCCCTCCCCGAGGCGCTGAGCCGCTACGTGGCCGAGAAGGGCTCGATCGCGATCGACGGAATCAGCCTCACGGTCACCACGGTTGACGACGAAGGCTTCGGCGTGAGCCTCATCCCGACCACGCTGAAGCTCACCACCCTGGGCGAGCGCCAGGTGGGCGACCTGGTCAACCTCGAGGTCGACGTGATCGCGAAATATGTGGAAAGGCTGGTGGTCAGGCAGTGA
- a CDS encoding endonuclease/exonuclease/phosphatase family protein: MLSRIVVVLSAVVAAVLAGHRLIPPLGGFTPVLESLLPWVGAAVPVLLLAAALARSTVAAASALVPGVVWAAMFGSTLLRTPPGGKGDLSVGTVNVGVRNDASGEAVRAIAKDLDLLAAQELTPGGPAAKQLNKMFRYHYPVSTVGLWSRYPLSETKPIDVGLGWPRALRAVVTTPKGKVTVYVMHLASARPGHTATRDATLAQARGLVDADPSKRILLLGDLNTATTDRGMRGLTPPLTDAQGVAGDGFGFTWPAEFPVTRPDHILFKGMTATEAGVAPATGSDHRAALASFRL, encoded by the coding sequence GTGCTGAGTCGGATTGTCGTGGTGCTGTCGGCGGTCGTGGCCGCGGTCCTGGCGGGCCATCGGCTGATCCCTCCGCTCGGCGGGTTCACGCCGGTCCTGGAGAGCCTGCTGCCCTGGGTCGGGGCGGCCGTGCCGGTGCTGCTGCTCGCCGCCGCGCTGGCCCGCTCCACCGTGGCCGCCGCGTCCGCGCTGGTGCCGGGGGTGGTGTGGGCCGCGATGTTCGGCTCCACGCTGCTGCGCACGCCGCCCGGCGGCAAGGGCGACCTGTCGGTCGGCACGGTCAACGTCGGGGTGCGCAACGACGCCTCCGGCGAGGCCGTCCGCGCGATCGCGAAGGACCTCGACCTGCTGGCCGCCCAGGAGCTGACCCCCGGCGGCCCGGCCGCCAAGCAGCTCAACAAGATGTTCAGGTACCACTACCCGGTCAGCACGGTCGGCCTGTGGAGCCGCTACCCGCTCAGCGAGACCAAGCCGATCGACGTCGGCCTCGGCTGGCCGCGCGCCCTGCGCGCCGTGGTCACCACCCCCAAGGGCAAGGTCACCGTGTACGTCATGCATCTGGCCTCGGCCCGCCCCGGCCACACCGCCACCCGCGACGCCACCCTGGCCCAGGCCCGCGGGCTCGTCGACGCCGACCCGAGCAAGCGCATCCTGCTGCTCGGCGACCTCAACACCGCCACCACCGACCGCGGCATGCGCGGCCTCACGCCGCCGCTCACCGACGCGCAGGGCGTGGCCGGCGACGGGTTCGGCTTCACCTGGCCGGCCGAGTTCCCGGTCACCCGGCCCGACCACATCCTGTTCAAGGGCATGACGGCGACCGAGGCGGGCGTCGCGCCGGCCACCGGCAGCGACCACCGCGCCGCCCTGGCCTCATTCCGGCTGTAG
- a CDS encoding AAA family ATPase — protein sequence MDIQSPGKLVELLDRHAYLADEGLATAAFLALRMGRPLFLEGEAGVGKTELAKTLAKLLKAPLIRLQCYEGLDAAQALYDWDFARQLLHLKAAEAAGVTDVGRLEGEIYDRRFLIARPLLKAVETQPSVLLVDEIDRADDEFEAFLLEVLSDFTISIPELGTIRAETPPVVVVTSNRTREVHDALKRRCLYHWLEHPDFDREVAILLRRLPGCGETLALQVARAAERLRRAGLVKPPGVAETLDWTEALLTLGAKELDPGLAAATLGAALKYREDVASVLGNGLLQHD from the coding sequence ATGGACATCCAGTCACCGGGAAAGCTCGTCGAGCTGCTCGACCGGCACGCCTATCTGGCCGACGAGGGGCTGGCGACGGCCGCGTTCCTGGCCCTGCGGATGGGGCGGCCGCTGTTCCTGGAGGGCGAGGCGGGGGTCGGCAAGACCGAGCTGGCCAAGACCCTCGCCAAGCTGCTCAAGGCGCCGCTCATCCGGCTGCAGTGCTACGAGGGCCTGGACGCCGCCCAGGCCCTGTACGACTGGGACTTCGCCCGCCAGCTCCTGCACCTCAAGGCGGCCGAGGCGGCCGGCGTCACCGACGTCGGCCGGCTGGAGGGCGAGATCTACGACCGGCGCTTCCTCATCGCCCGCCCCCTGCTGAAGGCCGTCGAGACGCAGCCCAGCGTGCTGCTGGTGGACGAGATCGACCGGGCCGACGACGAGTTCGAGGCGTTCCTGCTGGAGGTCCTGTCGGACTTCACGATCTCGATCCCCGAGCTGGGCACGATCAGGGCGGAGACGCCGCCGGTGGTCGTGGTGACCTCCAACCGCACCCGCGAGGTCCACGACGCGCTCAAGCGGCGCTGCCTCTACCACTGGCTGGAGCACCCCGACTTCGACCGCGAGGTGGCCATCCTGCTGCGCCGGCTGCCCGGCTGCGGCGAGACCCTGGCCCTGCAGGTGGCGCGGGCCGCCGAGCGGCTGCGCCGGGCCGGCCTGGTCAAGCCGCCCGGCGTGGCCGAGACGCTGGACTGGACGGAGGCGCTGCTGACGCTCGGCGCCAAGGAGCTGGACCCGGGCCTCGCCGCCGCCACGCTGGGGGCGGCGCTGAAGTACCGGGAGGATGTGGCGAGCGTCCTCGGCAACGGGCTGCTCCAGCATGACTGA